A section of the Quatrionicoccus australiensis genome encodes:
- a CDS encoding SpoIIE family protein phosphatase, which produces MSQVMNKMKVLAVDDNRTNLHILQVFLKKLGHDVILAENGEEAVRRFEADAPDLVLLDIMMPIMDGFEAARRIKGMTRERWTPIIFLSALNRDENLVEGLDAGADDYLTKPINFVVLEAKLRSVQRSLGMQQESIDSLRRVQTISDNVLDTIITVDEKGTIASVNRSATRTFGWQVSELIGQNVNILLPEPYRSEHDGYMARYAAKGFGTVIGTERELEALHKDGHHFPVTLGINEIILDNKRMFIGVIRDISDRKIAEQKLHENARLLQAYYDQTQNEQHLAMRLMEKQLHRHGLTDERLKYKVIAAESFSGDIVAASRSPEGRFYALLADATGHGLTAAISALPVLAIFYRLARRNHTVREIILELNQQLKESMPVGRFVAATLVCLDEEARTGEIWVGGTPEAFLFDRWGRSEKVFAPANLPLGIVSNEEMDCQPVNFTWSAESQIVLCSDGLLEARNREGAQFEVSGITNAVANTSPSARFEQIDAALTKHLDGMLATDDVSLMVIDCP; this is translated from the coding sequence ATGAGTCAGGTAATGAACAAGATGAAGGTGCTGGCGGTTGATGACAACCGGACCAACCTGCATATTCTTCAGGTCTTTCTGAAGAAACTGGGACACGATGTCATTCTTGCCGAAAACGGCGAGGAAGCCGTGCGCCGCTTTGAGGCCGATGCCCCCGATCTGGTCCTGCTCGACATCATGATGCCGATCATGGATGGCTTCGAAGCCGCACGCCGCATCAAGGGAATGACGCGTGAGCGGTGGACGCCCATCATCTTCCTGTCGGCCCTCAATCGTGATGAAAACCTGGTCGAAGGACTCGATGCCGGCGCGGACGACTATCTGACCAAGCCGATCAACTTCGTCGTACTTGAAGCCAAGTTGCGCTCGGTGCAACGCTCGCTCGGCATGCAACAGGAATCCATCGACTCACTGCGCCGCGTTCAGACCATTTCCGACAACGTTCTGGACACCATTATCACGGTCGATGAAAAAGGTACCATTGCGTCGGTCAACCGCTCCGCGACGCGCACTTTCGGCTGGCAGGTCAGCGAGTTGATCGGCCAGAACGTCAATATACTGCTGCCGGAACCTTATCGCAGCGAGCACGACGGCTATATGGCCCGCTATGCGGCCAAGGGGTTTGGCACCGTGATCGGTACTGAACGCGAACTCGAAGCCCTGCACAAGGATGGCCACCATTTTCCGGTAACTCTCGGGATCAACGAGATCATTCTCGATAACAAGAGAATGTTCATCGGCGTGATCCGGGACATTTCGGATCGCAAGATTGCCGAACAAAAGCTGCACGAAAATGCGCGCTTGCTGCAGGCCTACTACGACCAGACCCAGAATGAACAACATCTCGCCATGCGCCTGATGGAGAAGCAGTTGCATCGGCATGGGCTCACCGACGAGCGCCTCAAATACAAAGTGATTGCGGCCGAAAGCTTCAGTGGCGACATCGTGGCCGCAAGTCGCTCCCCGGAAGGGCGCTTTTACGCCCTCCTCGCCGATGCAACCGGTCATGGTCTGACGGCGGCCATCAGCGCGCTGCCTGTGCTGGCAATTTTTTATCGCCTTGCCCGACGCAACCATACCGTGCGCGAAATCATTCTCGAACTCAACCAGCAGTTGAAAGAATCGATGCCGGTTGGACGCTTCGTTGCAGCGACCCTGGTTTGTCTGGATGAAGAGGCTAGAACCGGCGAAATCTGGGTGGGCGGAACCCCGGAAGCTTTCCTGTTCGACCGCTGGGGGCGCTCCGAAAAAGTCTTCGCGCCAGCGAATTTGCCACTCGGCATTGTCAGCAATGAAGAGATGGATTGCCAACCGGTCAACTTTACCTGGAGCGCAGAAAGCCAGATCGTTCTTTGTTCGGATGGCCTGCTCGAAGCACGCAACCGGGAAGGCGCCCAATTCGAGGTTTCCGGAATCACCAACGCCGTCGCCAACACCTCGCCAAGTGCCCGCTTCGAACAAATCGACGCTGCGCTAACCAAGCACCTTGATGGAATGCTGGCGACCGATGACGTATCGCTGATGGTCATTGATTGCCCGTGA